Proteins from one Streptomyces sp. NBC_00390 genomic window:
- a CDS encoding SPFH domain-containing protein, with protein MADITARFGWRHLRAAPTAHVRHHRRGRLVHDGPGLSFWFRALTAALSEVPVDDRELAMSFHARTSDFQDISVQATVTYRISEPATAAARLDFSVDPDTGVWRGAPLEQIATLLTETAQQHALDVLARTPLSAALADGVAQVRGRITDGLTAEPRLPATGIEVVAVRVVALRPEPEVERALRTPAREQIQQEADRATYERRAVAVERERAIAENELASKIELARREEQLVEQNGTNARRQAEESAAADAVRAEAEASRTVRLARAEAEAAREVGEARAGAQAAWLRVHADVDATTLHALAVTRLAENLPRIDSVTLSPDVLTGLLARLGGSGGPTGGTAARP; from the coding sequence ATGGCCGACATCACCGCACGCTTCGGCTGGCGCCATCTGCGCGCCGCACCCACGGCCCATGTCCGTCATCACAGACGCGGGCGCCTTGTCCACGACGGGCCGGGCCTGAGCTTCTGGTTCCGCGCGCTCACCGCAGCCCTGTCCGAAGTGCCCGTCGACGACCGCGAGTTGGCGATGTCCTTCCATGCCCGCACCTCCGATTTCCAGGACATCAGCGTGCAGGCGACCGTGACCTACCGGATCAGCGAGCCGGCCACCGCCGCCGCCCGGCTGGACTTCTCCGTCGACCCCGACACCGGGGTCTGGCGGGGCGCGCCGCTGGAGCAGATCGCCACGCTGCTGACCGAGACCGCCCAGCAGCACGCGCTCGACGTACTGGCCCGCACCCCGCTGTCGGCCGCACTGGCGGACGGCGTCGCCCAGGTACGGGGGCGCATCACGGACGGGCTCACGGCGGAGCCCCGGCTGCCGGCCACCGGCATCGAGGTGGTGGCGGTGCGCGTCGTCGCGCTGCGCCCCGAGCCCGAGGTCGAGCGCGCACTGCGCACACCGGCGCGTGAGCAGATCCAGCAGGAGGCGGACCGGGCGACGTACGAGAGGCGCGCCGTGGCCGTCGAGCGCGAGCGGGCGATCGCCGAGAACGAACTGGCGAGCAAAATCGAACTGGCCCGGCGCGAGGAGCAGTTGGTCGAACAGAACGGCACCAACGCGCGCCGCCAGGCCGAGGAGAGCGCGGCGGCGGATGCCGTGCGGGCCGAGGCCGAGGCGAGCCGCACGGTACGGCTCGCCCGGGCGGAGGCCGAGGCGGCACGGGAGGTCGGCGAGGCGCGGGCCGGAGCCCAGGCAGCCTGGCTGCGGGTGCACGCAGATGTGGACGCCACGACCTTGCACGCCCTGGCCGTCACCCGGCTGGCGGAGAACCTGCCCCGGATCGACAGCGTCACCCTCTCCCCCGATGTCCTCACCGGCCTGCTCGCCAGGCTCGGTGGCTCGGGCGGGCCGACCGGCGGCACGGCGGCGCGGCCATGA